A DNA window from Enterobacter cloacae subsp. cloacae ATCC 13047 contains the following coding sequences:
- a CDS encoding HlyD family secretion protein yields MINRIRAVFARHSLLKWGVAGGVLVAIVLLFFAGMGVSSKEAFINGRISTVLSPLPGQLVLAKNIAPGQAVRARQSLGNVVTTQANDQIPGLVAQRSALEIQLAELDKQISGIDQRLQVYQQQRQQYLAESRMQQQLGEKQSAATFVQLKEELSAITAQTAFSRQQLQRYENLYQQRFISRMEYEERKNNTRVLQASQEAKAAELRQRLLDVNAAKSGLQLTGPRTLDAPQQNQRDMSLTIENMQQEKLQLIARKQATTQSIQEVAALLHSRQQAALNSSTDGVIWDVTEESGASVQNGTPIVRILDCRTRWVEAFFDEADAGSLRPGMAVTVRLTTASATRWKGTIRTLRAGSGRVAVGERDVQPPPEIARRQLPVKVLTAHIDIDWKDVPDPASFCLAGRSVTVNI; encoded by the coding sequence GTGATTAACCGAATCAGAGCGGTTTTCGCCCGGCATAGCCTGCTCAAATGGGGCGTGGCGGGTGGCGTGCTGGTGGCCATTGTTCTGCTGTTTTTTGCGGGAATGGGGGTCTCCAGCAAGGAGGCCTTTATCAATGGCCGAATATCCACGGTGCTCTCCCCGCTGCCGGGACAGCTGGTGCTGGCGAAGAACATCGCGCCGGGACAGGCGGTCCGGGCCCGGCAATCGCTGGGAAATGTGGTCACCACGCAGGCGAACGACCAGATCCCCGGCCTGGTGGCCCAGCGCAGCGCGCTGGAGATCCAGCTTGCTGAACTCGACAAGCAAATTTCGGGGATCGATCAACGACTGCAGGTTTATCAGCAGCAGCGGCAGCAGTACCTCGCCGAGAGCAGGATGCAGCAGCAGTTAGGTGAGAAACAATCGGCTGCCACGTTTGTGCAACTGAAGGAGGAGCTGAGCGCGATTACGGCGCAAACTGCCTTCTCCCGACAGCAGCTTCAGCGCTATGAAAATCTCTACCAGCAGCGTTTCATCAGCCGCATGGAGTATGAAGAGCGTAAGAACAACACGCGGGTGTTGCAGGCCAGCCAGGAGGCGAAAGCGGCCGAGCTCCGTCAGCGTTTACTGGACGTGAATGCCGCCAAATCCGGCCTTCAGCTGACAGGGCCAAGAACGCTGGATGCGCCACAGCAGAATCAGCGCGATATGTCGCTCACTATCGAGAATATGCAGCAGGAGAAGCTACAGCTGATTGCCCGCAAGCAGGCGACGACGCAGAGCATTCAGGAAGTCGCTGCGCTCCTTCACTCCCGTCAGCAGGCGGCGCTCAACAGCAGCACGGACGGCGTGATCTGGGACGTGACGGAGGAGAGTGGTGCGAGCGTTCAGAACGGCACCCCGATTGTGCGCATTCTGGATTGCCGCACCCGCTGGGTAGAGGCGTTTTTTGATGAGGCTGACGCCGGCAGTCTGCGCCCGGGGATGGCGGTAACGGTGCGTCTGACCACCGCATCCGCCACGCGCTGGAAAGGAACGATAAGAACCCTCCGCGCAGGGAGTGGACGCGTGGCGGTCGGGGAGAGGGACGTACAGCCCCCGCCTGAAATCGCGCGCCGGCAGTTGCCCGTGAAAGTGCTGACTGCACATATCGATATCGACTGGAAAGACGTGCCGGATCCCGCCAGTTTCTGCCTCGCGGGCCGTAGCGTAACCGTCAACATTTAA
- a CDS encoding YbhB/YbcL family Raf kinase inhibitor-like protein — translation MKVSIAGLSDYAFLSKANEYHNFGGNGDNVSPALSWENVPQGTKSFAVTAYDPDAPTGSGFWHWVAYNIPASLTGLAAGAGNPANTPDIKHASSDFGAPGYGGCCPPEGDIPHRYIFTLHALSCDDLGVTPDLPNAVIRFLINMHTLEKASVVTLYKR, via the coding sequence ATGAAAGTATCTATTGCAGGTTTAAGTGACTACGCTTTTCTCTCCAAAGCGAACGAATATCATAATTTTGGGGGGAATGGCGATAATGTCTCGCCCGCCTTGTCCTGGGAAAATGTCCCGCAGGGAACCAAAAGTTTTGCCGTAACCGCGTACGATCCTGATGCGCCAACGGGCAGCGGTTTCTGGCACTGGGTGGCGTATAACATTCCTGCCAGCCTGACCGGGCTTGCGGCAGGCGCGGGAAACCCGGCGAACACACCCGACATCAAACACGCCAGCTCCGATTTTGGTGCGCCTGGCTACGGCGGTTGCTGCCCGCCAGAGGGGGATATTCCGCACCGCTATATCTTCACCCTGCACGCCCTGAGCTGCGATGACCTGGGCGTGACGCCGGATCTGCCAAACGCGGTGATACGTTTCCTCATCAACATGCATACCCTTGAGAAAGCCAGCGTCGTCACGCTGTATAAGCGTTAA
- a CDS encoding L-threonylcarbamoyladenylate synthase: MMNKKVAWNGQVQPEAINVLSAEGGMIVCPTKVGYIIMTSDKEGLERKFEAKQRNRNKPGVVLCGSMEQLKSLAEMNPEIEAFYQAHWDADVLLGCILPWREDAIARLPDNGLKELMMDGRKTSCFVIKFGKPGEMIAKDLWENHQKFSFASSANPSGKGNRGMVEFIGERIESRADLIICANEYVKSIQPDETQESRYEQGVMVSMVDSEGKLVPEQGSARKVTPCPVLIRKGLDVNKIINFMSAQFNTWDYRHGDYY, translated from the coding sequence ATGATGAATAAGAAAGTCGCGTGGAATGGTCAGGTTCAGCCGGAAGCGATTAACGTATTATCGGCTGAAGGCGGAATGATTGTTTGCCCTACGAAAGTGGGTTATATCATTATGACCTCAGATAAAGAGGGGCTGGAGAGAAAATTCGAAGCCAAACAGCGAAACCGTAATAAACCCGGCGTGGTATTGTGCGGCAGTATGGAACAGCTGAAATCGCTGGCGGAGATGAACCCGGAAATCGAGGCATTTTATCAGGCCCACTGGGATGCAGACGTATTACTGGGCTGTATTTTACCGTGGCGAGAAGATGCCATCGCCAGATTACCCGATAACGGCCTCAAAGAGCTGATGATGGACGGCAGAAAAACAAGCTGCTTCGTGATTAAATTTGGCAAACCCGGCGAAATGATTGCTAAAGATCTGTGGGAAAATCATCAGAAATTCTCTTTTGCCAGCTCGGCGAATCCGTCAGGAAAAGGCAACCGCGGCATGGTGGAATTCATTGGGGAACGCATCGAATCGCGTGCAGACTTAATTATTTGTGCCAACGAGTACGTTAAGTCTATACAGCCTGATGAAACCCAGGAGAGTCGCTATGAACAAGGCGTGATGGTGTCCATGGTGGACAGCGAAGGGAAACTGGTCCCTGAACAGGGTAGTGCCAGAAAAGTGACCCCTTGCCCGGTATTAATTCGCAAAGGTCTCGACGTGAATAAAATTATTAATTTCATGTCCGCCCAGTTTAATACCTGGGACTATCGCCACGGCGATTACTATTAA
- a CDS encoding L-threonylcarbamoyladenylate synthase, with the protein MSFIDKAITVLRNSGIILIPTDTHFALAADPYSPDAVEKLTLLKRSPCTREMTFCFCELADIWEWVDVSPWQRSKIEMLSRACWPGTLKISLRKKQRADFLPGAGDILPVVCVKNSQMRTIISRLGRPLVVIPAGYPQDEGDLVSFTLAREDMGDCVDLVVPSNCKNPSRTATTHISLLDDKVSILRHGELDISSLL; encoded by the coding sequence ATGTCATTTATAGACAAGGCCATTACCGTATTGCGTAATAGCGGGATCATCCTGATCCCTACCGATACCCACTTTGCCCTGGCAGCCGATCCTTACAGCCCGGATGCCGTGGAAAAACTGACGCTGTTAAAAAGATCGCCCTGTACCAGAGAGATGACGTTTTGCTTCTGCGAACTGGCGGACATATGGGAATGGGTGGATGTCAGCCCGTGGCAAAGAAGCAAAATTGAAATGCTCAGCCGGGCCTGCTGGCCCGGCACCCTTAAAATCAGCCTGCGAAAGAAACAGCGCGCCGATTTTCTTCCCGGCGCAGGCGATATTCTCCCGGTCGTCTGCGTGAAAAACAGTCAGATGCGAACCATCATCAGCCGCTTAGGCAGGCCGCTGGTGGTGATCCCGGCAGGGTATCCGCAGGATGAGGGCGATCTTGTCAGTTTTACCCTCGCCCGGGAAGACATGGGAGACTGTGTCGATCTGGTTGTCCCGTCCAACTGCAAAAACCCCAGCCGTACCGCCACCACGCATATCTCTTTGCTGGATGACAAAGTCTCGATCCTGCGTCATGGCGAGCTGGATATCAGTAGCCTGCTTTGA
- a CDS encoding LysR family transcriptional regulator, whose translation MEKIENLIPMVVFARVVETLSFTEAALSLGMSKSSVSRDISTLEKRIGAMLLKRTTRKIEITELGLSYYQHCFKILNELRAAERFIRDYYEEPAGTIKILAPVTFGKEYVVPALNAYLERNIMANVDLDLSDKAVDIKESQYDLSIIVAQDTPTHEHTKFLCSIQWGLYATPDCIARMRPVLTPGDLPAHNYILFRGVARTVSLPFRKEKQKVNIDVHSRFRSNNSVALISMALSGLGIAYLPNYIARESLATGKLVRLLPGWQMDEYKVWLLSKNKNTMTSGIKRFSDELQQLIAGAEVKAGY comes from the coding sequence ATGGAAAAAATCGAGAATTTAATTCCGATGGTGGTTTTCGCGCGTGTCGTCGAAACCCTGAGCTTCACCGAGGCCGCACTCTCTTTGGGAATGTCGAAGTCATCAGTTAGCCGGGATATTTCAACGCTGGAAAAACGTATTGGTGCAATGCTGCTTAAGCGCACCACCCGGAAAATAGAGATTACGGAGCTGGGGCTGAGCTACTATCAGCACTGCTTCAAAATATTGAATGAACTGCGCGCCGCAGAACGCTTTATACGGGATTATTATGAGGAACCAGCGGGGACAATAAAAATACTTGCCCCGGTGACGTTCGGAAAAGAGTATGTTGTGCCAGCATTAAATGCGTACTTAGAACGAAATATTATGGCCAACGTCGATCTCGATTTATCGGATAAAGCGGTGGATATCAAAGAGAGCCAGTACGATCTCTCTATCATTGTGGCGCAGGACACGCCAACCCATGAGCACACCAAATTTTTATGCTCCATCCAGTGGGGGCTTTATGCCACCCCTGACTGTATCGCCCGGATGCGTCCTGTTCTGACGCCGGGCGATCTCCCGGCCCACAACTACATTCTGTTTCGCGGTGTGGCGCGTACGGTTTCGCTGCCGTTCAGAAAAGAGAAACAGAAGGTCAATATTGACGTTCATAGCCGCTTCAGAAGCAACAACAGCGTGGCGCTGATCAGCATGGCGCTTTCCGGCCTCGGCATTGCTTACTTGCCCAATTACATTGCGCGAGAAAGCCTCGCCACCGGGAAACTGGTCCGGCTTTTACCCGGCTGGCAGATGGATGAATATAAAGTGTGGCTACTGTCCAAAAATAAAAACACGATGACCTCAGGCATTAAACGCTTTAGCGACGAACTTCAGCAGCTGATCGCCGGGGCCGAGGTCAAAGCAGGCTACTGA
- a CDS encoding MFS transporter: protein MVSGTQWGAQNPIREDDLAARIDALPASAGLWRFIALLSLGGFFELYDLFQTGYISAGLIADGIFHTGQQGVFGMADQAAFASATFLGLFIGASLLSPYADRIGRRATFMYALLWYGLFSLVMAFQHQAEWVIFFRFMVGIGLGVELVTIDTYLTEWVPAHLRTRAFAFAFFIQFLSVPAVALMSWWLVPQMWFGLSGWRFVVIAGALASIIIWLVRKGLPESPRWLLQQKRFHEVRTVMQEMEKRCGSGEQADFPLRAGQHNEQVSLKGRFKDIWSPRYRGRVAMLVVMNIFQAIGFFGFGNWLPALLSGSGTSVTHSLLYAFFITLAYPLGALICSRYADRMENKWQIVLSCLTTVIFGSLFAFQSNPLLLIACGFFITWSNAWLTYSYHSYQSEIFPTRIRARAVGFCYSFSRLSTVFSSIIIGLILQYSGSTAVIAFIVISMLIVMLTIGIFGPNTRGIDLENI, encoded by the coding sequence ATAGTTTCAGGTACACAGTGGGGGGCACAAAACCCCATCCGCGAGGACGATCTTGCGGCAAGGATCGATGCCTTACCGGCTTCCGCCGGACTTTGGCGATTCATCGCCTTGCTGTCCCTTGGCGGTTTTTTTGAGCTTTACGATCTGTTTCAGACAGGCTACATCAGCGCCGGTCTCATTGCTGATGGCATCTTCCACACCGGCCAGCAGGGCGTGTTCGGTATGGCCGACCAGGCCGCGTTTGCGTCCGCAACTTTTCTGGGGCTTTTTATCGGTGCCAGCCTGCTCAGCCCCTATGCTGATCGCATTGGCCGACGCGCAACCTTTATGTATGCCCTGCTCTGGTACGGGCTGTTCTCCCTCGTCATGGCGTTTCAGCATCAGGCGGAATGGGTGATCTTTTTTCGTTTTATGGTAGGCATCGGCCTCGGCGTTGAACTGGTTACCATTGATACCTATCTGACAGAGTGGGTACCTGCTCACCTTCGCACCCGCGCCTTTGCTTTCGCCTTTTTCATTCAGTTTCTCTCGGTTCCTGCCGTCGCGCTGATGTCATGGTGGCTGGTACCGCAGATGTGGTTTGGCCTGAGCGGATGGCGGTTCGTGGTGATCGCTGGCGCGCTGGCGTCCATCATTATCTGGCTGGTACGCAAGGGGCTGCCGGAATCTCCGCGCTGGCTGCTGCAGCAAAAGCGCTTTCATGAGGTGAGAACCGTCATGCAGGAGATGGAGAAGCGCTGCGGCAGCGGCGAACAGGCGGATTTCCCTCTCCGCGCCGGGCAGCACAACGAACAGGTTTCACTCAAGGGCAGGTTTAAAGATATCTGGTCTCCGCGCTACCGTGGCCGGGTTGCGATGCTGGTGGTGATGAATATCTTTCAGGCGATTGGCTTTTTTGGCTTCGGAAACTGGCTGCCCGCCCTGCTGTCCGGCAGCGGGACATCCGTCACGCACAGTTTGTTATACGCCTTTTTCATCACGCTGGCCTATCCTCTTGGCGCGCTTATCTGCAGCCGCTATGCCGATCGAATGGAAAATAAATGGCAAATCGTGTTGTCCTGTCTGACCACGGTCATCTTTGGTTCGCTGTTTGCGTTTCAGAGCAACCCACTGCTGCTCATTGCCTGCGGCTTTTTTATTACCTGGTCCAATGCCTGGCTGACTTACAGCTACCACTCCTATCAGTCAGAGATTTTCCCCACCCGTATCCGGGCGCGAGCGGTCGGCTTTTGTTACTCCTTTAGCCGTTTATCCACCGTCTTCAGCAGTATAATTATCGGTCTGATACTGCAATATAGCGGCTCAACGGCGGTCATTGCCTTTATTGTGATCAGTATGCTGATTGTTATGCTCACCATTGGTATTTTTGGTCCCAACACGCGCGGTATCGACCTGGAAAATATTTAA